Proteins encoded together in one Neobacillus sp. FSL H8-0543 window:
- a CDS encoding (Fe-S)-binding protein has protein sequence MKVSLFATCLVDMFHRNVGKATVELLERLGCEIDFPESQVCCGQPAYNSGYTKESKEAMKRMIDTFQHADYVVSPSGSCAYMFHEYPHIFKGDPVWEPKAKKLAKKTYELTQFIVDVLKIEDVGAKFEGTATYHTSCHMTRLLGVKEAPMILLKNIKGLKFSELPGKEQCCGFGGTFSVKMSQISEQMVDEKVCHVEETEAKYLIGADAGCLMNIGGRIERKGKPIKVLHIAEVLNSN, from the coding sequence ATGAAGGTAAGTTTATTTGCCACCTGCCTTGTCGATATGTTTCATAGGAATGTAGGAAAAGCAACGGTTGAGCTCCTTGAGAGACTTGGCTGTGAGATTGATTTTCCCGAATCACAAGTTTGTTGCGGCCAGCCGGCTTACAATAGCGGCTATACAAAGGAATCGAAAGAAGCGATGAAGCGGATGATTGATACATTTCAACATGCTGATTATGTCGTGTCACCATCAGGTTCTTGTGCCTATATGTTTCATGAGTATCCACATATTTTTAAAGGAGACCCTGTTTGGGAGCCGAAAGCGAAAAAATTGGCGAAAAAAACCTATGAGCTTACTCAATTCATTGTGGATGTATTAAAGATAGAAGATGTTGGGGCAAAATTTGAAGGAACTGCCACCTATCATACTTCCTGCCATATGACAAGATTGCTAGGCGTAAAAGAAGCTCCTATGATTCTCTTAAAAAACATCAAAGGGTTAAAATTTTCAGAGCTACCGGGAAAAGAACAGTGCTGCGGTTTTGGCGGCACCTTCTCGGTTAAAATGTCACAAATATCGGAGCAGATGGTCGATGAAAAGGTATGCCATGTCGAGGAAACAGAAGCAAAGTATCTGATTGGTGCCGATGCAGGCTGTTTGATGAACATCGGCGGCCGAATTGAACGAAAAGGAAAACCAATTAAGGTTCTTCATATTGCCGAAGTTTTGAATAGTAATTGA
- a CDS encoding family 78 glycoside hydrolase catalytic domain, producing MQKSFSIFLSVMLVIAMLMPTAVPVAANDEKAEFDGIEVMKSTTEYAENPLGIDVKEPRLSWELDSNERGQKQTAYEVMVSTGLDKLNDENGDMWETGKIASDQSINIEYGGKQLQSGKRYYWKVRVWDNDGQVSSWSKPAWWEMGFLNESDWSANWIGKGKKVAGSSINLGDSYWIWYPEGDPTVQAPAEYRYFKRDFEISSIDDVTNAQWALTADDQYELYVNGDLIVKTEGVVDEWKQGEIYDLTDFLASGKNSIAVKVLNKSVSPAGLLGKLRINYASGESDILLTDDKWKSAKIADGEWQSVNYDISGWSNAKQIAKYGSGPWGSNVVLSEGNMPAPLLRKHFSAEKDIKSARVYVSGLGYYELHLNGNKVGDRVLDPGHTDYDRTVLYSTFDVTDQLVKGDNAIGVELGRGWYGMTTPSVWFWERAPFHDEPKLLLQLEIIYADGTKKTVVTDDTWKVTDGPTLFDSVYAGETYDARQEKAGWAKAGFNDSSWNQAAKVEPPKGKLKPFQHEPIKITETIKPISVKEPKEGVYVFDFGKNVAGWTRLHVKGQRGTEVTLTYGEKLYQDGTVNMSQGDIIGQIQQDHYILSGEDNETWAPKFSYKGYQYVQVTGFPGEPTLDNLEGYIIHTDVANNGIFSSSNSLINQIHDNTRRALLSNLYSKPTDTPIYEKNGWTGDAQIMAVSAIYNFNMPRFYTKWMNDFLDAQKPSGEIPDIIPTSGWSYDGSEGWTAVHGPTPDWDFAYFEIPWDMYHYYGDERFLGEMYDGWKKYFAYLSSYATNNIVSVGLGDWLPAPGGGGDTSLTSTAYYYKMADIIAQAAKIMGLEYDFELYNQKAQAINQSFNNTFFDQKERIYKARAGISYKQTSNLMPLALDLVPDEAKEDVAASIVKDIKARDGHLATGIIGTKFLLPVLTEYGFGDVAYQLATQTSYPSWGNWIVNGGATSLYEHWDLGSRSRNHHMFGSIDEWFYSHLAGIKPDSPGYKEFTIRPFPSFNKDTQTGLTHAKADYDSPYGKISSQWSVSDNNNLTLGISVPVNTTAKVYLPVGSKWAVFEGTKVAHEAEGIEFLKIEDGNAVYSVGSGTYQFVVYPELELLGNGYDEAVELSNKLNRWKEDESINGGHTGYLASQVNKLEKQINDSMKIFLTDDKKGLLQTIQHALKTNSQLSDWINNKQKSLPVDVVDLVTKSLDTISTNLSKVSSYYLNIEPKLTLSKTEVFPGESFQVKAEISNTSNENLNDVHAALEVPEGWSVTDKGGTKAPVLKRGETFAATFNVTVAKGQAPIKDAKLAGIVSYKKMGGTATTKTTAAVHINSPITIASVETSSDQVHLGEVISIEVIVENKAAVKVDGQVELYLTNIEGSAPLTQSVQLDADASKKVTFEIDTYKFNKLTLQLGVVAKYEGNNSDERNVIINLSVPGTNLALNKSVSASSSIDAWGWGLKLAVDGQRGSTGSSMGWTTNDKTNVNHTEWITVDLKEQQTINTVVLYPRNDADAGFGFPIDFTIQVSNDNTNWKTVVTETNYPFPGAEAQMFSFEVQEARYVRIHGTNLRPNPNDGNLYRMQLAEIEIYNH from the coding sequence ATGCAGAAATCCTTTAGTATCTTTTTGTCAGTCATGTTAGTCATTGCGATGCTGATGCCAACAGCTGTACCTGTAGCCGCTAATGATGAAAAAGCAGAATTTGATGGCATTGAGGTTATGAAATCCACGACAGAATATGCAGAAAATCCATTAGGGATCGATGTGAAAGAACCTCGTCTTAGTTGGGAACTGGATTCAAACGAACGAGGACAAAAACAAACGGCTTATGAGGTAATGGTTTCAACAGGTTTAGACAAACTAAACGATGAAAATGGTGATATGTGGGAAACTGGCAAGATAGCGTCTGATCAATCTATTAACATTGAATATGGCGGTAAGCAATTACAATCAGGGAAGCGCTATTACTGGAAGGTTAGAGTTTGGGACAATGATGGTCAAGTATCGTCTTGGAGTAAACCTGCCTGGTGGGAGATGGGATTTCTTAACGAATCTGATTGGTCAGCAAACTGGATTGGAAAAGGCAAAAAAGTAGCCGGTTCATCTATAAATCTAGGAGATAGCTATTGGATATGGTACCCAGAAGGTGACCCTACTGTGCAGGCACCAGCCGAGTACCGCTATTTCAAGCGTGATTTTGAGATATCCAGTATAGATGATGTAACCAATGCACAATGGGCTCTCACCGCCGATGATCAATATGAGTTGTATGTGAACGGGGATCTGATTGTTAAAACTGAGGGTGTTGTGGATGAATGGAAACAAGGTGAAATTTATGATTTAACTGACTTTCTAGCTTCAGGGAAAAATTCGATTGCAGTAAAAGTACTTAACAAATCAGTAAGCCCTGCTGGCCTATTAGGGAAGCTGAGGATTAACTATGCTTCTGGAGAATCGGATATTTTATTAACCGATGACAAGTGGAAATCTGCCAAAATTGCTGATGGAGAGTGGCAAAGTGTAAATTATGATATTTCTGGATGGTCCAATGCTAAGCAGATTGCTAAATATGGCAGCGGCCCTTGGGGTTCTAATGTTGTACTTTCCGAAGGGAATATGCCCGCTCCTTTGTTACGGAAGCACTTTTCAGCTGAAAAAGACATTAAATCTGCACGCGTATATGTTTCAGGACTTGGCTACTATGAATTGCATTTAAACGGAAATAAAGTTGGTGACCGTGTCCTTGATCCTGGCCACACAGACTATGATCGTACGGTGCTATATTCTACCTTTGACGTTACCGATCAATTAGTCAAAGGTGATAATGCGATTGGGGTTGAACTGGGACGTGGCTGGTATGGAATGACAACACCAAGTGTTTGGTTTTGGGAAAGAGCACCATTTCACGATGAACCGAAGCTATTATTACAGCTTGAGATTATTTACGCTGATGGAACGAAGAAAACAGTGGTTACTGACGATACCTGGAAAGTAACAGATGGACCGACCCTGTTTGATTCGGTTTATGCAGGCGAAACCTATGATGCAAGACAGGAAAAAGCAGGGTGGGCGAAGGCAGGTTTTAATGACAGCAGCTGGAATCAGGCTGCTAAAGTTGAACCACCGAAAGGCAAGCTAAAACCTTTTCAACATGAACCAATAAAAATAACTGAAACAATAAAGCCAATAAGTGTTAAAGAACCAAAAGAAGGCGTTTATGTGTTTGACTTTGGTAAAAATGTTGCAGGCTGGACAAGGCTCCATGTAAAAGGACAACGCGGGACAGAGGTGACACTTACTTACGGTGAGAAGCTGTATCAAGATGGGACTGTGAATATGAGTCAAGGTGATATTATTGGTCAGATTCAACAGGATCATTATATTTTATCCGGGGAAGACAATGAAACGTGGGCACCGAAATTTAGCTATAAAGGATATCAGTATGTACAGGTTACAGGTTTTCCAGGTGAACCAACGTTAGATAACCTTGAAGGGTATATCATTCACACTGATGTAGCAAATAATGGGATTTTTTCAAGCTCCAACTCACTTATTAATCAAATCCATGATAATACGAGACGTGCCTTATTAAGCAATTTATATAGCAAGCCGACCGATACCCCCATTTATGAGAAAAATGGTTGGACCGGAGATGCGCAAATCATGGCAGTATCAGCTATTTACAATTTTAATATGCCACGATTCTATACAAAGTGGATGAACGATTTCCTTGATGCTCAGAAACCATCTGGGGAAATACCTGACATTATTCCGACTAGCGGCTGGAGTTATGATGGTTCAGAAGGATGGACTGCCGTACATGGACCCACACCTGATTGGGACTTTGCCTATTTTGAAATCCCGTGGGATATGTACCATTATTATGGAGATGAGCGTTTCTTAGGTGAAATGTATGATGGCTGGAAAAAGTATTTTGCCTATCTTTCTTCATACGCGACGAACAATATTGTCTCGGTCGGTCTCGGTGATTGGCTGCCGGCTCCCGGAGGTGGAGGCGATACTTCGTTAACTTCTACTGCCTATTATTACAAAATGGCTGACATTATTGCTCAGGCCGCAAAAATAATGGGATTGGAATATGATTTCGAGTTGTATAATCAAAAAGCTCAAGCTATTAATCAATCCTTTAACAATACTTTCTTTGACCAAAAAGAGAGAATATATAAAGCACGTGCAGGCATCTCCTATAAACAAACATCGAATTTAATGCCGCTTGCCCTAGATTTGGTTCCTGATGAGGCAAAAGAGGATGTGGCAGCAAGCATTGTTAAGGACATAAAAGCTCGTGATGGGCACCTTGCTACCGGTATTATCGGCACCAAGTTTTTACTTCCTGTCCTGACAGAGTATGGATTTGGTGATGTGGCCTATCAATTGGCGACTCAAACGAGTTACCCCAGCTGGGGAAATTGGATTGTAAATGGTGGTGCAACTTCCCTTTATGAACATTGGGATCTTGGATCAAGATCACGAAATCACCATATGTTTGGATCGATTGATGAGTGGTTTTATAGTCATCTTGCCGGTATCAAGCCAGACAGTCCTGGATATAAGGAATTCACCATCCGGCCATTTCCTTCTTTTAACAAGGATACCCAAACTGGCTTAACACATGCTAAGGCAGATTATGATTCGCCTTATGGAAAAATAAGCAGTCAATGGTCGGTGAGTGACAATAATAATCTAACATTAGGTATTTCCGTTCCAGTAAATACAACTGCCAAGGTATATTTGCCTGTTGGAAGTAAATGGGCAGTCTTTGAGGGAACTAAAGTCGCTCATGAGGCAGAAGGAATCGAATTTCTCAAGATTGAAGATGGTAACGCCGTTTATTCAGTAGGATCTGGAACCTATCAATTCGTGGTCTACCCAGAACTGGAACTATTGGGTAACGGTTACGACGAAGCAGTTGAATTATCAAATAAGCTTAACCGTTGGAAGGAAGATGAAAGTATCAATGGGGGGCACACAGGTTATCTTGCTTCACAGGTAAATAAGCTGGAAAAACAAATTAATGACAGTATGAAAATCTTTTTAACTGATGATAAAAAAGGGCTATTACAAACCATTCAGCATGCATTAAAAACGAATTCACAACTTTCAGATTGGATTAACAATAAACAGAAATCACTTCCAGTTGATGTAGTAGACCTAGTAACCAAGTCGCTTGATACGATTTCTACAAATCTCTCAAAAGTAAGCAGCTACTATTTAAACATTGAACCAAAATTAACCTTATCTAAAACTGAGGTGTTCCCTGGGGAGAGCTTCCAGGTAAAAGCCGAGATAAGCAACACCAGTAATGAAAATCTTAATGATGTACATGCTGCTTTAGAAGTACCAGAAGGGTGGAGTGTTACAGATAAGGGTGGGACGAAAGCCCCTGTTCTCAAAAGAGGAGAAACATTCGCTGCAACATTTAATGTTACGGTTGCCAAAGGTCAAGCACCTATAAAGGATGCAAAACTTGCGGGGATAGTAAGCTACAAAAAAATGGGTGGAACAGCTACTACTAAGACAACGGCCGCGGTTCATATTAATTCGCCTATTACTATTGCTTCTGTAGAAACAAGTTCGGATCAGGTGCATTTAGGGGAGGTGATCTCCATTGAGGTTATTGTTGAAAACAAAGCTGCAGTGAAAGTGGATGGACAAGTAGAGCTTTATTTAACGAATATTGAGGGTTCTGCTCCGTTAACTCAATCAGTTCAGTTAGATGCAGACGCTTCGAAGAAAGTAACATTTGAGATCGATACTTACAAATTCAACAAATTAACCCTCCAGCTTGGAGTAGTTGCAAAGTACGAAGGTAATAATTCAGATGAAAGAAATGTAATCATTAATCTTTCAGTGCCTGGAACAAACCTTGCCCTCAATAAATCAGTATCTGCGTCCAGCAGCATCGATGCATGGGGGTGGGGACTAAAGCTCGCAGTCGATGGTCAAAGAGGAAGTACTGGCAGTTCGATGGGTTGGACGACAAATGACAAAACCAATGTTAATCATACAGAGTGGATTACCGTTGACTTAAAAGAACAGCAAACGATTAATACGGTTGTTTTATATCCACGAAATGATGCAGATGCCGGCTTTGGTTTCCCAATTGATTTTACAATTCAAGTATCGAATGATAATACAAATTGGAAAACTGTCGTTACCGAAACCAACTATCCTTTCCCAGGAGCAGAAGCGCAAATGTTCTCGTTCGAAGTACAGGAGGCACGCTATGTAAGGATACACGGTACGAATTTAAGGCCTAACCCAAATGATGGTAACCTTTATAGAATGCAATTAGCGGAAATTGAGATATACAACCATTAA
- a CDS encoding LutB/LldF family L-lactate oxidation iron-sulfur protein: protein MAMKIGNDQFKERVDKGIHDDFMRGAVTSAQDGMDIKRRLAAEELGNWEDWRSHGEEIRQHVLENLDYYLEQLSENVAKRGGHVFFAQTKEEANDYIRGVVREKNAKKIVKSKSMVTEEISLNATLEQEGCQVIETDLGEYILQVDDHDPPSHIVVPALHKNKEQIREVFTEKLGYTKTSKPEELAWHAREMLRQEYLSADIGITGCNFAVAETGSITLVTNEGNADLVTALPKTQITVMGMERLVPTFEEMEVLVSLLTRSAVGQKLTSYITVLTGPKEELDVDGPEEFHLVIVDNGRSNILGGEFQSVLQCIRCAACVNVCPVYRHVGGHSYGSIYSGPIGAVLSPLLGGYDEYKELPYASTLCGACTEVCPVKIPLHNLLHKHREVIVEQEGKAPISEKLAMKAFGLGAASPILYKIGSKIAPTAMNPFTVGDKISKGPGPLKAWTEIREFPAPNKERFRDWFKNRKKEGEKI, encoded by the coding sequence ATGGCTATGAAAATTGGCAATGATCAATTTAAGGAACGAGTTGACAAAGGGATCCATGACGATTTTATGCGCGGTGCTGTTACGAGTGCTCAGGATGGAATGGATATAAAGAGGCGCCTTGCTGCGGAGGAACTTGGAAACTGGGAAGATTGGCGCTCGCATGGGGAAGAAATTCGCCAACATGTCCTTGAGAATTTGGATTATTATTTGGAGCAATTAAGTGAAAATGTTGCCAAGCGGGGTGGGCATGTGTTTTTTGCCCAAACAAAAGAAGAAGCAAATGATTATATTCGGGGAGTCGTCCGAGAAAAAAATGCCAAAAAGATTGTTAAATCCAAATCAATGGTAACGGAAGAAATCAGCCTTAATGCCACTCTTGAACAAGAAGGCTGCCAGGTAATTGAAACGGACCTAGGTGAATACATCCTCCAAGTGGACGATCATGATCCCCCGTCACATATTGTCGTACCCGCTCTCCATAAAAATAAAGAGCAAATACGTGAAGTGTTTACTGAAAAGCTTGGTTATACAAAGACCTCAAAGCCGGAGGAGCTTGCATGGCATGCCCGGGAAATGCTGCGCCAGGAATATTTGTCAGCGGACATCGGCATAACAGGCTGTAACTTTGCGGTAGCCGAAACCGGCTCGATTACGTTAGTGACGAATGAAGGAAATGCTGATTTGGTTACGGCTTTGCCGAAAACGCAAATTACGGTCATGGGGATGGAACGGCTGGTTCCTACCTTTGAAGAAATGGAAGTATTGGTTTCGCTTTTAACAAGAAGTGCAGTTGGTCAGAAATTAACAAGCTATATAACGGTCTTGACGGGGCCCAAAGAAGAATTGGATGTGGACGGTCCGGAGGAATTTCATCTTGTGATTGTGGATAACGGCCGCTCCAATATTCTTGGCGGAGAATTCCAGTCCGTTCTGCAATGCATTCGCTGTGCTGCTTGCGTCAATGTTTGTCCGGTCTATCGCCATGTCGGCGGCCATTCATATGGCTCCATCTATTCAGGACCAATTGGAGCGGTACTTTCGCCATTGCTTGGAGGATATGACGAATATAAAGAATTACCATATGCCTCGACGCTATGCGGGGCTTGCACAGAGGTTTGTCCGGTGAAAATTCCGCTACACAACCTGCTTCATAAACACCGAGAAGTGATTGTTGAACAAGAAGGAAAGGCACCGATATCCGAGAAACTTGCAATGAAGGCATTTGGCTTGGGCGCAGCATCCCCAATCTTATATAAAATCGGCTCGAAAATCGCCCCAACAGCAATGAATCCATTCACTGTCGGGGACAAAATATCCAAAGGACCGGGTCCATTAAAGGCCTGGACAGAAATTCGCGAGTTCCCGGCACCAAATAAAGAGAGAT